A region of bacterium DNA encodes the following proteins:
- a CDS encoding KpsF/GutQ family sugar-phosphate isomerase, with the protein MSDHPTIADALNAARRLLDIEARSVLELKPRVNGEFQRAVELLLGIRGRVVVTGVGKSGHIGRKISSTLASTGTPSAYLHPVEAAHGDLGMVTRDDAAIIISKSGDTEELWAVLPYLKLIGIPVIGLLGHTRGALADKCDVVLDTGVAEEGCPMNLAPTASTTASLAMGDALAVALLTAKGFTAEDFAYLHPGGTLGRRLLLRVEDVMHTGENVPTVRVDDDLKTAVLCMSKRRLGAVCVVNDGGRLEGIFTDGDLRRAWQQDIDLTRIRIGEIATRNPKTILQDELVTRAVNQMERHNIMVLPVVNRDGALAGIVHMHDLLKSGIGRP; encoded by the coding sequence ATGAGTGATCATCCGACAATAGCTGATGCCTTGAATGCCGCCCGCAGGCTGCTGGACATCGAGGCTCGCTCTGTCCTGGAACTCAAACCGAGGGTTAACGGTGAATTTCAGCGCGCAGTTGAATTGCTCTTGGGGATAAGAGGAAGAGTTGTCGTGACAGGAGTCGGCAAGAGCGGGCATATCGGCAGGAAGATCTCCTCTACCCTCGCGTCCACTGGCACTCCGTCTGCCTATCTTCACCCTGTGGAAGCCGCACACGGAGATCTCGGTATGGTTACTCGCGATGACGCAGCAATCATCATCTCCAAAAGCGGCGACACAGAGGAACTGTGGGCAGTACTCCCTTATCTCAAGTTGATTGGTATACCTGTGATCGGTCTCCTTGGCCACACCCGCGGAGCTTTGGCAGACAAGTGCGACGTCGTGCTCGATACGGGGGTCGCCGAAGAAGGCTGTCCGATGAATCTTGCGCCGACCGCTTCGACAACAGCCTCTTTAGCCATGGGTGATGCACTCGCCGTAGCGCTGCTGACTGCAAAGGGATTCACTGCAGAGGACTTCGCTTACCTGCATCCAGGCGGGACTCTCGGGCGGCGGTTACTGCTAAGGGTTGAAGATGTCATGCATACCGGGGAGAATGTCCCAACGGTTCGCGTTGATGACGACTTAAAGACCGCTGTGCTTTGCATGTCAAAACGCAGATTGGGTGCTGTATGTGTTGTCAATGATGGAGGGCGTCTGGAAGGGATTTTTACCGATGGAGATTTGCGGCGCGCATGGCAACAGGACATTGATCTGACAAGGATCCGCATCGGCGAAATTGCTACTCGCAATCCCAAGACAATCTTGCAGGATGAGCTGGTGACAAGAGCCGTCAATCAGATGGAGCGGCACAACATAATGGTACTGCCGGTCGTGAACCGCGACGGAGCCCTTGCGGGTATCGTACACATGCACGATCTGCTCAAGTCTGGAATCGGCCGGCCGTGA
- a CDS encoding T9SS type A sorting domain-containing protein, which translates to MLPFFLLLMLVSFAYAQTPDTLARDRSDPFYVFRYPDAFGNDLRNQRFAVQESGQLVGALFCFGGREGQFTTGSPQPTIHVWGTTAEGLPDPQVELAVLYLTSPVVSYFHLDSSWENSNVPWFQVDLTSEDLRFNAGQEFHLGYSLQSPSPGDSLAILADRGSPETSFASEWRDGRFRFLAESWRGCNLFIRAMYVRDSSLGSPEVVIPSSIALRAYPNPFNSFTRIEWQGATAIDGELRLIDITGRLVGNWRVSPIQSSTLIDASRLATGRYYLSLVLHDDLVSMPLILLK; encoded by the coding sequence ATGCTCCCGTTTTTCCTGCTTTTGATGCTGGTTTCTTTTGCCTATGCTCAGACTCCTGACACCCTCGCCAGGGATCGGTCAGACCCGTTTTATGTCTTTCGGTATCCGGACGCATTCGGAAACGATCTGCGAAATCAGCGTTTTGCCGTCCAGGAGAGTGGTCAATTGGTGGGTGCGCTGTTCTGTTTCGGCGGCAGAGAGGGTCAGTTCACGACAGGATCCCCGCAACCCACGATTCATGTTTGGGGGACGACAGCTGAAGGATTGCCGGACCCACAGGTGGAATTGGCCGTCCTCTACTTAACTAGTCCTGTGGTGAGCTACTTCCACCTTGACTCAAGCTGGGAAAACTCCAACGTCCCCTGGTTTCAAGTAGACTTGACCTCTGAAGACTTGAGATTCAATGCCGGACAGGAGTTCCATCTTGGATACTCTCTCCAAAGTCCGTCGCCCGGCGATTCACTGGCAATTCTCGCAGATCGCGGCAGTCCGGAGACGAGTTTCGCGAGCGAATGGCGAGACGGTCGCTTCAGATTCCTTGCCGAGAGTTGGCGGGGATGTAACTTGTTCATCCGAGCAATGTATGTGCGGGACAGCTCGCTGGGTTCGCCAGAAGTCGTGATCCCATCCTCAATAGCGCTTCGTGCGTACCCTAATCCGTTCAATTCTTTCACGCGAATCGAATGGCAAGGTGCAACGGCAATTGACGGTGAACTTAGGCTAATCGACATTACCGGACGGCTCGTTGGAAATTGGCGCGTCTCACCAATTCAGTCAAGCACGTTGATAGATGCTTCCCGGCTTGCGACCGGACGCTACTACTTGTCATTGGTCTTACACGATGACCTCGTCTCCATGCCACTTATACTTTTGAAATAG
- the rpoN gene encoding RNA polymerase factor sigma-54, whose product MELRQVLKPELQQYLQPQQILRSELIQLPMLELELRVRAELQENPFLEEIAEDEVVVERNVAEVETDNSAASLDDRSDADEVTARTSREESSRQDDEVDWDSFLSDEDPSVYKASRFTSSGGEELTELPRPSVQSLAEHLEDQLRLQRLTEEEYRVGQYIIGSINRDGFLSYPIEEIARELNVPVPLALRVLSVVQELDPPGIGARDLRECLLIQLRQKDDPREYRVAMRMLVEGYDDFMNKRFEVVARKLGITLDEVKSAYEDIRRLNPKPGEGYFDEKQNYIVPDLVVQRIDDNGNFNVYLNDGNTPNFHVNTAYKEMFLSGNTDKKVKEFVTRKLESARWFINAIHQRRTTILRTMRAIVERQKEFFMKGREFLKPMILQDIAEDIGMDISTISRVTNGKYVQTEWGVFELKYFFSERMETSDGEEISTKVIKSRLQEIIEAEDKSDPLSDQAIAEFLAAEGFPIARRTVQKYREQLSIPVKRLRREI is encoded by the coding sequence ATGGAACTCAGACAAGTCCTCAAACCCGAACTTCAACAATACCTTCAACCGCAGCAGATACTGCGGAGCGAGCTCATTCAGCTCCCTATGCTCGAGCTGGAATTGCGCGTGCGTGCCGAGCTGCAGGAGAACCCGTTCCTCGAGGAAATTGCTGAAGACGAAGTGGTTGTGGAACGAAATGTCGCTGAAGTCGAGACGGACAACTCTGCAGCCTCGTTGGACGATCGTTCCGACGCCGATGAGGTCACCGCGCGGACAAGCCGAGAGGAGTCGTCCCGTCAGGATGATGAGGTCGATTGGGACAGCTTCTTGAGCGATGAGGACCCGTCTGTGTACAAGGCTTCACGATTCACTTCTTCCGGAGGTGAGGAGCTGACTGAATTGCCCCGCCCGTCTGTTCAATCCCTCGCCGAGCACCTTGAAGATCAACTGCGGCTTCAGCGGCTGACTGAAGAGGAATATCGCGTAGGACAGTATATCATCGGCTCTATTAATCGTGACGGGTTCTTGAGCTATCCTATCGAGGAAATCGCCAGAGAGTTGAACGTGCCCGTGCCGCTGGCGTTGCGAGTGCTGTCCGTGGTTCAAGAGCTCGACCCCCCGGGAATCGGCGCGCGGGACTTGCGGGAGTGCCTGCTGATTCAATTGCGGCAGAAAGATGACCCCCGGGAGTACCGTGTCGCGATGCGCATGTTAGTTGAAGGATACGACGACTTCATGAACAAGCGTTTTGAAGTCGTGGCACGCAAACTCGGAATTACTCTCGATGAAGTTAAGTCTGCCTACGAAGATATTCGCCGCTTAAATCCCAAACCGGGCGAAGGATACTTCGATGAAAAGCAAAATTACATTGTCCCGGACCTTGTCGTGCAGCGCATTGACGATAACGGGAATTTCAATGTCTATTTGAATGACGGCAATACCCCGAACTTTCACGTCAATACCGCCTACAAGGAGATGTTCCTCTCGGGGAACACAGACAAGAAGGTCAAGGAGTTTGTTACAAGGAAGCTTGAGAGCGCTCGTTGGTTTATCAACGCGATTCACCAGCGGAGGACGACGATTCTGCGCACAATGCGGGCTATCGTAGAACGGCAGAAAGAGTTCTTTATGAAGGGGAGAGAGTTCCTCAAACCAATGATTCTGCAGGATATCGCGGAAGACATTGGCATGGATATCTCCACTATTTCGCGTGTCACGAACGGCAAGTACGTTCAAACCGAGTGGGGAGTCTTCGAACTAAAGTACTTCTTCAGCGAGCGCATGGAAACAAGCGATGGCGAAGAGATTTCAACAAAGGTTATCAAATCGCGCCTGCAGGAGATCATTGAAGCTGAGGACAAGAGTGACCCTCTGTCGGATCAGGCGATTGCCGAATTCCTCGCCGCGGAAGGATTCCCCATTGCCCGTCGCACAGTGCAGAAATATCGTGAGCAGCTCAGCATTCCGGTGAAACGACTGCGGCGGGAGATTTAG
- the pdxS gene encoding pyridoxal 5'-phosphate synthase lyase subunit PdxS, which produces MSATGTFATKVGLAEMLKGGVIMDVTNAEQARIAEKAGACAVMALERVPADIRKEGGVARMSQVSVIREIQNTVSIPVMAKCRIGHFAEAQILQALEVDFIDESEVLTPADEEYHIDKHKFKVPFVCGCRNLGEALRRIAEGAAMIRTKGEAGTGNVVEAVRHMRSVMSEMRRVKGMGDEELVHYGKEIGAPFELLKQVRELGKLPVPNFAAGGIATPADASLMMQLGAESVFVGSGIFKSDDPAARAEAIVLATTHYRDPDVLVRVSEGLQTAMHGLDVRTMDESELLSTRGW; this is translated from the coding sequence ATGAGTGCAACGGGGACATTTGCAACAAAAGTTGGATTGGCCGAAATGCTCAAAGGCGGCGTGATCATGGACGTGACTAATGCCGAGCAGGCGCGCATCGCGGAAAAGGCGGGAGCTTGCGCCGTGATGGCGTTGGAACGTGTTCCTGCGGACATCCGCAAGGAAGGTGGCGTCGCGCGAATGTCGCAGGTTTCCGTGATCCGCGAAATTCAGAATACGGTATCAATTCCTGTGATGGCCAAATGCCGCATTGGGCACTTTGCCGAAGCACAGATTCTACAAGCGCTCGAAGTGGATTTCATCGATGAGAGCGAGGTGCTGACGCCCGCTGACGAAGAGTATCACATCGACAAGCACAAATTTAAAGTCCCGTTTGTCTGCGGATGCCGGAATCTCGGTGAAGCGCTGCGGCGAATCGCCGAAGGTGCGGCTATGATTCGCACCAAAGGTGAAGCAGGAACGGGAAACGTCGTGGAAGCCGTCCGGCACATGCGCTCGGTCATGAGCGAAATGCGCCGCGTGAAGGGGATGGGCGATGAAGAACTCGTGCACTATGGCAAGGAAATCGGAGCACCTTTCGAACTGTTGAAGCAAGTTCGTGAACTCGGCAAGTTGCCTGTGCCGAACTTTGCAGCGGGTGGCATTGCGACACCGGCCGATGCGTCACTGATGATGCAGTTAGGCGCTGAGTCGGTGTTCGTAGGTTCCGGCATTTTCAAGAGCGATGACCCCGCCGCGCGTGCCGAGGCGATTGTTTTGGCAACAACGCATTACCGCGATCCCGATGTTCTTGTGCGAGTATCCGAAGGCTTGCAGACGGCCATGCACGGCCTCGACGTGCGCACCATGGATGAGTCCGAACTCTTGTCCACGCGCGGATGGTGA
- the lptB gene encoding LPS export ABC transporter ATP-binding protein: MVNLSSSEALTTTLRGEHLVKFYGRRKVVDEVSVQVRTGEIVGLLGPNGAGKTTTFYMMTGMIRPRSGHVFLGDAEVTDWPMFRRARLGMGYLSQEPSVFRKLTVRENLMAILELLPITRSERRSRAEELLAEFRLEHVINNKGFQLSGGERRRVEIARSLVTRPKFMLLDEPFAGIDPIAVADIQSIVRSLKDRGIGVLITDHNVRETLAITDRAYLIFSGRLLMEGSAEFLASNEEARRIYLGDSFRL, encoded by the coding sequence ATAGTTAACCTCTCCTCAAGCGAAGCGTTAACGACGACCTTGCGAGGTGAACACCTTGTCAAGTTTTACGGACGACGCAAAGTTGTGGACGAAGTCTCGGTACAAGTGAGAACCGGCGAAATTGTTGGCCTTCTGGGCCCAAACGGAGCCGGCAAAACGACCACGTTCTATATGATGACGGGAATGATCAGGCCGCGTTCCGGACACGTTTTCCTGGGAGATGCCGAAGTCACGGATTGGCCGATGTTTCGACGTGCAAGGTTAGGAATGGGCTATCTGTCGCAAGAGCCGTCTGTTTTTCGCAAGCTGACCGTGCGAGAGAACTTAATGGCAATCCTCGAACTGTTGCCAATCACGCGTTCTGAGCGCAGAAGCCGTGCTGAGGAGTTGCTGGCCGAGTTCAGACTGGAACACGTGATCAATAATAAGGGCTTTCAGTTGTCTGGCGGTGAGAGGCGACGTGTGGAGATAGCAAGGTCGCTGGTGACACGCCCGAAGTTCATGCTTTTGGACGAACCCTTTGCCGGGATTGACCCGATTGCCGTAGCCGACATCCAGAGCATCGTTCGGTCATTGAAAGACCGTGGGATTGGAGTTCTCATCACGGATCACAACGTTCGCGAGACTCTGGCAATAACTGACCGGGCCTATCTGATCTTTAGCGGGCGGCTGTTGATGGAGGGTTCCGCAGAGTTCCTTGCCTCGAACGAAGAGGCGAGGCGAATCTATCTCGGCGATTCTTTCCGCCTTTAG
- the yihA gene encoding ribosome biogenesis GTP-binding protein YihA/YsxC, which translates to MPVAEFVKSCTDLAQAPRPVLPEIAFVGRSNVGKSSLINSLLNRKGLALASATPGKTRLLNYFRIGERMFYFVDLPGYGYAKVSRSLQDEWAGFLEDYLADSENLALVILIVDVRRGLTKLDHQMIQALNMYRRRFLVIATKVDKLTRRERDQQLATLRGPMLSLGAEALVPYSSTTHEGREELWEKIMQIQS; encoded by the coding sequence ATTCCCGTTGCAGAGTTTGTCAAATCATGCACTGATCTTGCGCAAGCGCCACGCCCTGTGTTACCGGAGATCGCCTTCGTCGGTCGCAGCAACGTAGGGAAGTCTTCACTCATCAACTCGTTATTGAATCGTAAGGGGCTGGCATTGGCTTCTGCGACGCCGGGAAAGACGAGACTCCTGAACTACTTCCGGATCGGCGAACGGATGTTCTACTTCGTGGATCTGCCCGGCTATGGTTATGCGAAAGTTTCGCGGTCGCTGCAGGACGAGTGGGCAGGTTTCTTGGAAGACTACCTTGCCGACTCGGAAAATCTTGCGCTCGTCATTCTAATTGTTGACGTGCGGCGAGGGTTGACAAAGTTGGATCATCAGATGATTCAGGCTCTGAACATGTATCGCAGGCGTTTTCTCGTGATTGCGACCAAAGTGGATAAATTGACGCGCAGGGAGCGTGATCAGCAGCTTGCCACACTTCGAGGGCCTATGCTCTCACTGGGTGCGGAGGCTTTGGTTCCATACTCGAGCACGACACATGAAGGTCGCGAAGAATTGTGGGAAAAGATTATGCAGATCCAAAGTTGA
- the lon gene encoding endopeptidase La, whose protein sequence is MSLENPEVLETRSAELLPVLPLRDVVVFPAMIFPLLIGRAATLVAIEKAMLLERRILLVTQRDPGTEEITPKDLFEIGVVANILQTLKLPNGLVKVLVEGVSRARITNWEPESDCLSALSEPIELTGEDGPEARAHMKVALRGFREYVSLNRQLPDEVLLTLSNLNDPTPVADFVIAHLPMTAVRKQEVLEQTHVPDQFRLINNVLDEEIEILKIERNIEGQVREKISRTQRNFFLQEQMRIIKKELGDESEEDFSDVIAYRKKLRKLRMPKDVRQRAEEEIEKLKGMPMMSPEATVLKNYLDWMLAMPWGVTTQDRLDLKEAERILDEDHFGLRKPKERILEHLAVLARVEKIRGPILCLVGPPGVGKTSLGRSIARAMGRNFVRISLGGVRDEAEIRGHRRTYIGSMPGRIIQGMKRAGSMNPVFLLDEVDKMSADFRGDPASALLEVLDPEQNSTFSDHYLEVDFDLSQILFVTTANIRHDIPVPLQDRMEIIELHGYLHHEKMHIAREFLLPKQMHDHGLRDGELHVVPTALDKIISSYTRESGVRELERLMARICRKVAKENAGDLARTINVAPNKLNRLLGVPPYKDSQIEKGDRIGTAVGLAWTSQGGEILNIQSSVMKGKGAIQLTGRLGDVMKESAHAAVSFIRAHGGDWGVSPDFVTKCDVHFHIPEAATPKDGPSAGITLATALLSALTSTPVPADIAMTGEITLRGHVLPIGGLAEKTMAAKRAGIRKLIIPAENEPDWHELDLALRKGMEVVFADNITTVWRELFPTTKRKVRAITTVNQESASH, encoded by the coding sequence ATGTCCTTAGAAAACCCAGAAGTTCTGGAGACCCGCTCGGCAGAACTACTGCCTGTGTTGCCGCTGCGCGATGTGGTCGTCTTTCCGGCAATGATCTTTCCCCTACTCATCGGCCGCGCCGCGACTCTCGTAGCTATAGAGAAAGCCATGCTGCTCGAGCGTCGCATACTCCTTGTGACCCAGCGCGACCCGGGCACTGAGGAAATCACCCCGAAAGATCTCTTTGAGATTGGTGTTGTCGCTAACATCCTGCAGACTCTAAAGCTCCCCAATGGTCTGGTTAAGGTGCTCGTGGAAGGAGTAAGCCGCGCCCGTATTACGAACTGGGAGCCGGAAAGTGATTGTTTGTCGGCACTCAGCGAACCCATCGAGCTTACAGGAGAAGATGGACCAGAAGCCCGTGCTCACATGAAGGTCGCTTTGCGCGGGTTCCGTGAGTACGTCAGCTTGAATCGTCAGCTACCCGACGAAGTTCTCCTGACGCTCAGCAATCTGAACGACCCTACGCCGGTCGCCGATTTCGTGATCGCGCATTTGCCCATGACGGCCGTGCGCAAACAGGAAGTCCTTGAGCAGACGCATGTTCCAGATCAATTCCGTTTGATCAACAATGTGCTCGATGAAGAAATTGAGATTCTGAAAATCGAGCGCAATATTGAAGGACAAGTAAGAGAGAAGATCTCCCGGACGCAACGCAACTTCTTCTTGCAGGAGCAGATGCGCATAATCAAAAAGGAGTTGGGCGACGAAAGCGAGGAGGATTTCTCGGACGTCATCGCTTATCGCAAGAAGTTGCGGAAACTGCGTATGCCCAAGGATGTCCGGCAGCGTGCGGAGGAAGAGATTGAAAAACTCAAGGGCATGCCGATGATGTCGCCGGAAGCGACGGTGCTCAAGAACTATCTCGACTGGATGCTGGCGATGCCGTGGGGAGTAACGACTCAAGATCGGCTTGATTTGAAGGAAGCCGAGCGCATTCTGGACGAGGACCATTTCGGTTTGCGCAAACCCAAAGAGCGTATCCTTGAGCATCTTGCTGTGCTTGCGCGAGTTGAAAAGATTCGCGGTCCGATTCTCTGTCTCGTTGGCCCTCCCGGTGTCGGGAAAACGTCGCTCGGACGGTCCATCGCGCGGGCAATGGGACGCAATTTTGTCCGCATTTCACTGGGAGGTGTGCGCGATGAAGCTGAGATTCGCGGTCACCGAAGGACGTACATTGGCTCGATGCCCGGTCGAATCATTCAGGGAATGAAGCGCGCGGGTTCCATGAATCCGGTGTTCCTGCTGGACGAAGTTGACAAGATGTCCGCGGACTTTCGTGGCGACCCTGCGTCCGCCCTGCTTGAAGTTCTCGACCCCGAACAGAACTCGACCTTCTCGGATCACTATCTTGAAGTGGATTTCGACCTCTCACAGATTCTCTTCGTCACTACGGCTAATATTCGTCACGATATCCCGGTCCCGCTGCAGGATCGCATGGAGATCATCGAGTTGCATGGCTACCTCCATCACGAAAAAATGCACATCGCGCGCGAGTTCCTCCTGCCAAAGCAGATGCATGATCACGGTTTACGCGACGGAGAACTGCATGTTGTGCCCACTGCATTAGATAAGATCATCTCGTCATACACGCGCGAGTCCGGTGTGCGTGAACTTGAAAGGCTGATGGCCCGCATCTGTCGTAAAGTTGCCAAAGAAAACGCCGGCGACCTTGCTCGAACCATCAATGTCGCGCCAAACAAATTGAATCGCCTGCTGGGAGTCCCGCCGTACAAGGACAGTCAGATTGAGAAAGGGGATAGGATCGGCACCGCCGTTGGTCTCGCGTGGACATCGCAGGGCGGTGAGATCCTGAATATTCAATCAAGCGTGATGAAGGGCAAAGGTGCGATACAACTGACCGGCAGGCTCGGCGATGTTATGAAGGAGTCTGCTCATGCCGCAGTATCTTTCATACGTGCTCATGGCGGTGATTGGGGCGTCTCACCGGATTTTGTCACGAAGTGCGATGTTCACTTCCATATTCCGGAAGCCGCCACTCCTAAGGACGGGCCTTCTGCAGGTATTACGCTCGCGACGGCGCTGCTCTCGGCGCTGACTTCGACACCCGTACCTGCAGATATTGCCATGACTGGTGAAATTACGCTGCGTGGCCACGTGCTCCCAATCGGAGGTCTCGCCGAAAAGACAATGGCCGCGAAACGGGCAGGGATTCGGAAACTCATCATCCCTGCTGAAAATGAGCCTGATTGGCATGAACTCGATCTGGCACTGCGCAAGGGTATGGAGGTGGTCTTCGCAGACAATATCACGACTGTGTGGCGCGAGCTGTTTCCGACGACCAAGCGGAAGGTTCGAGCGATAACGACCGTCAATCAAGAGTCGGCTTCGCACTAA
- a CDS encoding pyridoxal phosphate-dependent aminotransferase: MTPLWNSSRLMEWAKGAHSGQGPSLARSAVPLVGSLGEIPGGPFVPRITGDGGPYGHPGLRSRLAQLYDASSEEVLIAQGASQANYLIAGALLEFGGTAIVETPVYEPVLRGIEMLADKVIRIPRRAETSFLPDVSELRRLLSKDVKLIWLTNLHNPTQREMDSQLVQDLAAACRNVGAQLVIDEVYLSFTREEFRTHGFTYGAISINSLDKAWGLDPLRVGWAVGPAEVIRRAYHLNNLMGVMQPFITEDLADQILRSDTALNWFRQRRQTSCGQMSLLTSFLRSVPSAELIPPSGGVNACLKLPGKADDLAFIAKLSAEKGVTAFPGSLFEMPGVIRVSIGCDPVQTRQHLGLLGEMIRESI; this comes from the coding sequence ATGACACCTTTGTGGAACAGTTCGCGCTTGATGGAGTGGGCGAAGGGTGCTCATTCGGGACAAGGACCATCGTTGGCAAGGAGCGCCGTTCCGCTGGTGGGTTCACTTGGCGAAATCCCGGGCGGACCGTTTGTGCCTCGCATCACCGGTGACGGCGGACCCTACGGCCATCCGGGTTTACGCTCGCGTTTGGCACAGCTATACGACGCCTCCTCAGAAGAAGTGCTGATTGCGCAGGGTGCTTCTCAAGCTAATTACTTGATAGCAGGCGCACTTCTTGAATTTGGCGGCACTGCGATCGTTGAGACTCCGGTCTATGAACCTGTGCTGCGCGGGATTGAAATGCTTGCGGACAAGGTTATTCGCATTCCTCGCCGTGCAGAGACGAGCTTTCTCCCAGACGTTTCCGAGCTTCGCCGTTTGCTTTCAAAGGACGTCAAGCTTATCTGGCTGACGAATCTGCACAATCCGACGCAGCGTGAGATGGATTCACAGTTGGTGCAAGACTTGGCTGCTGCATGTAGGAATGTCGGTGCCCAACTCGTGATAGATGAAGTCTACTTGTCCTTCACTCGTGAGGAATTCCGTACACATGGCTTCACATACGGTGCAATTTCGATAAACAGTCTTGACAAGGCGTGGGGGCTGGATCCGTTGCGAGTCGGCTGGGCGGTTGGTCCGGCGGAAGTCATCAGACGTGCCTATCACTTGAACAACTTGATGGGGGTTATGCAACCCTTTATCACAGAAGACTTGGCCGACCAGATTCTGCGGAGCGACACTGCACTTAACTGGTTTCGCCAGCGCAGACAGACATCTTGCGGGCAAATGTCATTGTTAACGAGCTTCTTGAGAAGCGTTCCATCCGCTGAGCTGATTCCGCCGAGCGGTGGAGTGAATGCCTGTTTGAAACTTCCGGGAAAGGCTGACGACCTTGCGTTCATCGCGAAATTGTCTGCAGAGAAGGGAGTGACTGCGTTCCCCGGCTCTCTTTTTGAAATGCCGGGAGTCATTCGCGTCAGCATCGGCTGCGACCCGGTACAGACGCGCCAGCATCTTGGACTCTTGGGTGAGATGATTCGAGAGTCTATATAG
- the lptC gene encoding LPS export ABC transporter periplasmic protein LptC has translation MPIVLLAIIIGCSTSQPPPETAAEEEFPEQELFGAKISFYTDDRLATLIEAGHVLQYDKQNLIILDSGVVADFFDELGRQRTRIWADSGTATETTRNLNAFGNVVARSDSGEQLETDWLRYDHAQGMIYADGRVKISTPTDTIYGTGFRADKNLRNWTVDRPTGRTLRDRPARTATESSVQDTPLP, from the coding sequence TTGCCAATAGTATTGCTGGCGATCATTATAGGGTGCAGCACTTCGCAACCACCACCGGAGACCGCCGCTGAAGAGGAATTTCCGGAGCAAGAGCTGTTCGGCGCAAAGATCTCGTTCTATACGGATGACAGATTGGCGACTTTGATCGAGGCGGGGCATGTGCTCCAATATGACAAGCAGAATCTCATCATTCTAGACAGCGGTGTCGTCGCGGATTTCTTTGACGAACTGGGTAGACAAAGGACTCGCATCTGGGCTGACTCGGGAACAGCGACAGAAACTACCCGGAACCTGAACGCCTTCGGGAACGTGGTTGCACGCTCGGACAGCGGAGAGCAGCTTGAAACAGACTGGCTTCGTTATGACCATGCTCAAGGGATGATCTACGCAGACGGGCGAGTGAAGATATCGACACCTACGGACACGATCTATGGGACGGGATTTCGTGCGGATAAGAATCTGCGCAATTGGACAGTAGACCGTCCGACTGGCCGCACATTGCGCGATCGACCGGCCCGTACTGCGACTGAGTCCTCAGTCCAAGACACGCCACTCCCGTGA
- the pdxT gene encoding pyridoxal 5'-phosphate synthase glutaminase subunit PdxT: MARVGVLALQGDFPVHEERLRALGCEVRQVRTPAELEGLEALVWPGGESTTMTRVMSDELRSALMEYCSTYPVWGTCAGMIMLSHTDNDPRVKSLGLANVHVNRNGWGRQVHSFEAELRVVPELKSQRPAIGVFIRAPRVTQVGSGTRILAWYKDEPVALAQDRMLLTTFHPELTGDDRFHRLLLSWILETHRVAS, encoded by the coding sequence ATGGCGCGAGTTGGTGTACTGGCGTTGCAAGGCGATTTCCCTGTTCATGAGGAGCGGCTGCGCGCACTGGGTTGTGAAGTAAGGCAGGTGCGCACGCCTGCCGAACTCGAGGGACTCGAAGCGCTTGTCTGGCCCGGTGGTGAAAGCACCACTATGACACGCGTGATGAGCGATGAGCTGCGTTCGGCTCTGATGGAATACTGCTCAACCTACCCGGTGTGGGGGACGTGCGCGGGCATGATCATGCTCTCGCATACGGACAATGATCCTCGCGTGAAGTCGCTTGGCCTGGCTAACGTTCATGTTAATCGCAACGGTTGGGGGCGGCAGGTCCATTCTTTTGAAGCGGAACTGCGCGTCGTGCCTGAGCTTAAGAGTCAGAGACCGGCAATTGGGGTATTCATTCGCGCCCCCCGAGTGACTCAAGTTGGAAGCGGCACAAGAATTTTGGCTTGGTACAAGGATGAACCGGTCGCCTTAGCCCAAGACAGAATGCTGCTCACCACATTTCATCCTGAATTGACCGGTGATGATCGTTTTCATCGTTTGTTATTATCTTGGATTCTCGAAACTCATCGAGTTGCATCTTAA